A window of Coregonus clupeaformis isolate EN_2021a chromosome 28, ASM2061545v1, whole genome shotgun sequence contains these coding sequences:
- the LOC121542687 gene encoding claudin-12-like yields the protein MSCRDIHATNAFSFIIAFISVGGIAVATLIPQWRVTQLVTFNKNAKNISVYDGLWAKCVKQDGYSGCYYYDSEWYSKVDQLDLRLLQFCLPTGLLFGSLALVLCMAGMSKTCCCSDKPETDIKSTRCLVNSAGCHLVAGMFLFLGGAIALAPSVWFLFRTKEMNIKFDRIFSDGFAVYVAIGCSGGLMLAALLMFMWYCMCKKLPSPFWLPLPTIPNSLSTQPLTANGYPPSPVYGPPQTFPPQGYAPTVMDAQPYAPSQGYPQSVAPPALQPQQVYLSQMSAPGGYGSEMGVNQAYSYTPSQSYAPSQVGYAPSYVGHRYSTRSRMSGIEIDIPVLTQGL from the exons ATGTCGTGCCGGGACATCCACGCCACCAATGCCTTCTCCTTTATCATCGCCTTCATCTCCGTGGGCGGCATCGCTGTGGCGACGCTGATCCCACAGTGGCGAGTGACACAACTTGTCACCTTCAACAAAAATGCCAAGAACATCAGCGTCTACGACGGCCTGTGGGCAAAGTGTGTGAAACAAGATGGCTACTCTGGCTGCTACTACTACGACTCAGAG TGGTATTCTAAAGTGGACCAGTTGGACCTGAGACTGCTCCAGTTCTGCCTGCCGACTGGGCTACTGTTTGGCTCCCTGGCCCTGGTGCTGTGTATGGCAGGCATGTCTAAGACCTGCTGCTGCTCTGATAAGCCTGAGACAGACATCAAGAGTACCCGCTGTCTGGTCAACAGCGCAGGCTGCCACCTAGTGGCCGGGATGTTCCTGTTCCTGGGCGGGGCCATCGCCCTGGCGCCATCCGTGTGGTTCTTGTTCCGGACCAAGGAGATGAACATCAAGTTCGACCGCATCTTCTCCGACGGGTTCGCGGTCTACGTGGCCATCGGCTGTTCCGGCGGCCTCATGCTCGCCGCCCTGCTGATGTTCATGTGGTACTGCATGTGTAAGAAGCTGCCCTCTCCCTTCTGGCTGCCTCTACCCACCATCCCCAACTCCCTCTCCACCCAGCCCCTCACTGCCAACGGGTACCCCCCCTCCCCCGTCTACGGCCCCCCTCAGACCTTCCCTCCACAGGGATACGCCCCCACTGTGATGGATGCCCAGCCCTACGCGCCCTCCCAGGGCTACCCTCAGAGCGTAGCCCCCCCTGCCCTGCAGCCCCAGCAGGTCTATTTGTCCCAGATGTCAGCCCCGGGTGGGTATGGGTCAGAGATGGGGGTGAACCAGGCTTACAGCTACACCCCGTCCCAGAGTTATGCCCCCTCTCAGGTGGGCTACGCCCCCAGCTACGTAGGCCACCGCTACTCAACACGCTCACGCATGTCTGGCATAGAGATAGACATCCCTGTTCTAACACAAGGcctctga